One Cydia fagiglandana chromosome 5, ilCydFagi1.1, whole genome shotgun sequence genomic window, ggaacaaggcgcgaaggtgTCAACAATAtacgaaatcgacgccacactcacgttcgcggcttcgcgccgcgattcgcgcacaagtTTGGATGGCCCTccagatatcgtaaaaattgtagcttgtagcaaatttaaccaactttcattttgtatgatgatcatgtcgttagaacgcatagtttcctagatataagcgaaaaactgaaaaatgtgacttcaaacctctctcttcccccggctcaagggctacggccccCCGGCCGTAGCACTTttaatatgttcacctcctagatagtccaaataaagttaggtaggtacaaagtcaaaaattgtgtttcaagcatttccctctataggtactttttttttgagaattcgttgcctggcctaattgtgagctattttttgttaacatcagcgaattttttgtcacaatttgccgcccctaatatctcgccgccctaggcccgggcctactgtgccttatgggaaatccgccactgttgtTATGTTATATTTCATCAAGGTTTACGTTTGAATAGTAGGTACTATGCGACGAACTGAAGATTGTTATTGACTGCGGAACCCTAATAGAGAGATACTAAATATTCCCAACATTGATAAACAATTGTCAATATTCTTTTAGTCTGAAATCCGGCAATAGAATTGATGTTCCATGATAAAGGATGTCAACGAGAAAAACAAGGTTTCCTTTTACAGCATAAGAAAAAAACAtaccaaatatttaattaaaagccaacaggagtggtcatttctccatacaaacgtactcctcgttttccgccgtggtttttgaagctagagcaatgattttttcaacacagattaatattgtcaatatctgtgtcggaccgttttgcttttttattttatttttgttttttaaggctagcgccttaaaaaacaaaaataaaataaaaaagcaaaacgcccttcaaaaatggccaaaatggcctaattgactatgccgcaatgagaggcgtggcattcaaaactgatatcaattagccaaaaaagcaaaacggtccgacacagataatttcataatcatttagatttccaaatttggttacgattggttaagttttggaggaggaaacagaggagtaccaaacctcgatttttgagatttttacgcaggatttttcgccttgtccttatcgcactacttttaggtgccgcttgcgttagcgagacgggtatatttacctaaaatatttaaaactcagtcctgtttcgtcttaaaggcTTGTATTACGTCCTCGGCCATGAACTGGGCTTGAATTCTTTGATAATTATTACAAACGGTATTTCGTCTTTTAACTTTGACACAATGTATTTAACCATGAAATGTTAAAACATCAAAATAATGGCAGAAATATTTAAGCAGCCAGGACAAGAATTTACGTTTGATTATATGAGTTGAAATCAAGGAACTTCCTTTATAAGAAATGgaattattaggtacctaatcacggattatatgtataatacttAGTTCTTAACTAGTGCACCTATACATACAACTTTTCATATTTACACAAGGAACAAGTggtgtaaatatttaaaactcagctcctgtttcgtcttaacttaTCTACTGTCAAACTAGCCAATAGATAATATTTCCTATGCTCTTGATTTGCCTGGTGTAGTTTCTCATTTTGCCTTGGGCTTTGATCTATTTTAAGGGTGAAATCGATGAAGAGATTCTATTACATACCTATCCAACCTACTTATTACCTATTTAAGTGAAAACATGTATCACCGTAGGAATATACATTGCTACCACCTGGCTCAGTACCATCATGAGACCGTACGTTTTTTGCCGCCATGATGGAATAAAATAATTCTTGCGAATTCGCGAATGCCGAGGTCCCAAGAGAGCGATCTGAGGGACCCCAATCACTACGCCAGAATGAACAATCAGGCTGACCGCATTTACTGtggagtacctacctatatcatGTGGTTACAGTTGTATAATACTTAGGTAGCAAAACATATATTaatccattttgttttttttacaatattttaatgCGTTTTATATTCCACACAGAACCAAATCATTTACTTATTATTGATCTGATTGATTGATATTTAACGAAATTGATGCTTTGTTGGccttaaataaaaatagatttattttaatttaattatttattatgatttatAGGGATAAATGCATAAAAAGGAACCCCATGCCCGTTtcatgtccgtctgtctcaTAGACACTTGAAGTGATCTGTGGTCTATCTGTAGAGCCCGTCTAAGTATACcgaattgaacgaaacaaataatattttcacagaaatatGACATTAATAATGAGTGATGACCTGATGACAGTAATACACTTTGTCATGGCAAATGcgatgcagagttagcttggtccgactataCCTGCATCCGTGAGTCACAGTTATACTATTTTACTCTGAAACTTTAACATTATTACTACTATACATATTAACGAGTTTGGTATGcagcataattattatattttaagccATTGCACAGTGCATAGTTGTTCATAGTTTAGttaatattgtataataataaataaataagcaatTCCTTTTTAACCTGCGTAAATAAAAGTGCCTGATTTTATTAAATAGCAATTGCTTTGCAATGACATTCTAATCGTATGGCACAGGCACTCATGATAATATTACTGGGACGGATTAATTAcaaccttagaggatataaccaaccgagacgccatgtctaaatctattttcggtacaaaatagtctgccgttttttgcgggggaggggcacatcaaatgtataggtacgtcatgtcggataaacgtcagtccatacatatggttgacatgttgtttgaccattggccgcctattttcgacagaggagaatgcctgttaatggcggatccattgttaattactccgagtctaCAACTATTATTGCAATCAGACCGGGGCGAGGAGTTTACTtatgaatatttaatatattaatcAAGGCCTTGGACAAAGCAGGCATTATTGAGATTATATAtatcataacattcataacacTGTACGTGATTAGATAATCTGTGCAGGTGCACCAACTTTATTTGATAACATAAATAGTGATGATTACACTTAACTAGAAAAATATTTGAGATCGTCGTGTTATCGctaataggtatataaatttATTGTTAGGCTAGGCACTAAGTATACTTTGATTCTCTTGATTGATtgttaaaatacattttatgttGGTGTTTAATTGGTACTTAATCAATGATCTACACTGATTTTCACGCAAGCTAAAATTTCCTACTTAgtataaatgtaattattagtATATCGTAATATCGTAAAATAAAGTGCCAAAAATAATCTGCACGTCTTTATTGCTAAAATTGCGTCATCTCCATCCTATCGCtagttaattaattattgcCAGTACCTTTTTGCGTACCTGCGTAATTGCCAGTTGCCGTATTACTCTGTAAATAGATCGCTTTAGGAGTATTCCATGAAATTTTCTACCGTTTGCCttgtacaaacgcgaatttccTGAAGATTTGCAGtaataagagtttccttttcttagaaatataatcgcctgcttcaaatgccgaaaaaaaagtcgcatcacaggaaataaaatgcgtttgtatggGACAGCCCGTGGGATGCTGGTTTgtcttatttaaatataatataaagtaaTATCATACTAtccatttattaaaaaaaaacaccgcATTAAGTGACTGATATTTTAACCCTTCTTCAGTGGAGTTCTTTCTATTTATTAgatcagcggttctcaaacttttttgatgacggaacccttttggaaagcgaaatatttgacggaaccccaaattaaaaaaaatctttcgtCACTGTGGTcgtgtggaccagatatacctatagtgctggtttttttcttattattacaagtattttcgcggaaccccaacagaggctttgcggaaccctaggtttccgcggaacacactttgagaatggctgtatTAGATAATCGATACCTACTTGACTTTCTGTTGCCGATTCATGTATTTTATCGTGAAGTGAATTAAAGTGCGATATAGTTAAACCATTTCATAAGTGCACATCTACAAATAGGCAATAGCAATTTGCTAACTACGGTCTAATACGGCTCTTTCTCAGTTAATGAGCGACCTCTATCCATTGTTCTTAGCAAATTGCCAGTAGAACTATATATTGTTTATAGATACTTACCTATAGTATATTAGATAAGGCAACACCGTTTGAGCATTTAATGTTTATTCGTTTATAAGACAGTTATAGTCCTAACTTCCTAGGTCGGGCAGgtattattgaataaattatacTTAGTATCGATTTTTAAAGTTACAGTCCGTCTATACGGGCtctaaagagaaaaaaaaacaagaaagtCAGTCTCACTCGCTCTTGCTACTCAGCAATTGACTGACTGTGACATTAAGTAGTTGTGTAAAGTAGTTGTTGTGTAGACATACTTGTGCTTCAAAATGCACATCGAATGCAGAAGGCTCTGTACGGCTCTATACTACAGTCAGCATGCAGCAGAAGTTGGTAAGCGGGCAAGGTGCTCTAAATGATCTTCGcgcgactttattattaagataataaggtgtcaaggtaattttgaacactttatccgcttagcaacttctgctgctgactgtacctacattatgCGGTTACTTGTTAAAATTTGACGATTGATAGGTAATTCAGTCAAGTTTTAGTGTTACACACCAAAAAGGTCAATAAAAACCCTTACGGCGCGACTCTGTCAGTTGATTTTCCTTTTTTTAGCAGGTatttttcctttaccgaaatTTGAACATAAGACCACCAATACCACCAGTTTGTAGGCAGTCACTGTCACTAAACTAAGCGGCAAAAATGGTAAAATGGCGTTAGAAAACAATTGGCGGCTAAGCTGCTTTCAAGTGGGCGGCGGCCAGTAGCTAGCGGCTGCAAATAGGCGGTTAGGAGGAAGTGCGAACGTTATTAATGAAACCCATAACTCAGGCGCAGCCAGCGCATTTTTCTCCACACAGGAACCGGAAGGACGGCAGACGCCACTAATTAACCAGATTAGCATATTCCCTTGGAAATGACCTTTTTGTGCTACCGACAAAATGACTGTACGTATGGAAATGTCAGGATTTCTACCAAAATGGCGCTTCCGTAAATATTGTTTGCATCTGGTTAGTTTgcttcgttttttttattataaacgatttgcttcgttttttttattataaacgtGTAAGCAGTTGCGTTTTTGGCATAATTTCAGTACCTACAAATACCTATGCAAGCCGTAgtagtataggtacttacaagtTTTTTACCCTTCTATAATACCGTAGCATAGACTAGGTAAGTACTAAcgaaataaatatgtagttatgaATCTTCTCTCCGGTGTTCAACCCAACAGattatattttgatatatttttgatCCTAGGTTGTTGGTGTATttagtataggtacttaattgtgACTTGATAGTAGCACCTTCAAGAACCATTTTATgtacattgttttaatttaattgaagtaaaattaaCTCAATTGCACTATATTTAAAGAGTCAAAATTAATTGCCACAAGTGTCTTGATTAGTGCATATGTGTGCTTGATTAGTAATAAGTAATATCTgactaattaataaaataaccacGTCAAGGTTGGAAAAGGTCGCTCCTTAAAATTATCAACCTTTAGTCTGTTGATAACTATTTGTTTACATTGTGTTctttgtatgtattttattttatcgaaGCATACCTAAATACATACATGTTCTTcaagttattatattattgcTGTGTGCTACTACATGGCTTGTATGTCACTATATAAAGGATTCTTTACCTTCGTATTAAAACCATCGTAGTGTATCGAAATCGAACAAACGCTCTGCCACAGACATTGCtttataattttcatatgtACAGAAATCTCAATGACGTCAGAATTATCAGAGTAAACCGATAAACATCTGTAACGTTCGTGTGAAAGTAATTGCAGCACCATTCCATCGATGCAAATTGTCGGTTAAAGTTTTCCCAATACCGGAAAACATCGTGATACGAGCGCGGCGGACGTCCGCCATCCTACCATCGATGCCGCGATATCGCGCCACCCAATACATCCGGTACCATTCGAATAAATCACGCAAATCTATGTTTAATTGAGATTCCATTTTTAATTTTGGTCCTTATCGAACGAAAGTATTAACGCAATCGATGTGATCAATCGATTTATTTCCACCTACCCTCATAGTCTATCAGATTGGTTTCTTTATCGCAGCACACGTTCGTTCAAGCATGAGCAGATAAGAACACTAGTTTATCGTGTTCGTTGCGCACTATCGTGACTTCTTTACTTCATTTTCTTAATAACGTAGTCTACTCCGCTTGCTTTAAAGTGAGACGACGCGTGTGCGTGCACTCTGTGCAGTTTTAAAATGTACTTTGTAATAATAGCCGCTATTGCGGTTCTAGTGTTGACTATTAAAATATATCAGAAACTTACACATGCAAGTTGCCGGTCGAGCGCTCACATGGTCGGCAAGGTAGTGATTGTGACGGGCGGGAACAGCGGTATAGGATTAGAGACGGCGAAAAACTTGGCAGAGAGAGGGGCGCGAGTGATCCTCGCGTGTCGAAACGCTCGCCGTGCGGCGGCTGCCAAGGAAGAAATCATCAAATTCTCCGGGAATACCGACGTGCACTACGTACCATTAGATTTGTCATCCTTCCGCTCTATAAAGGAATTCAGTGACCACATACAGAACACGGAGAAACGTATCGACGTCCTGATCAACAATGCGGGCGCCGGGGGACTCGGCAACTACAAGACCGAAGACGGTCTCCACGTCGGCATGCAAGTCAATTACTTTGGACCTTTTCTCTTGACCTGCCTGTTACTACCGAAGCTGAAAGCCTCAGCGCCGAGTCGAATCATAAACCTATCCTCGGTTATACACAAGTACGGCTTAATGGATTTCGATAATCTTAACATGGAAAAATACTGGAGTGATTACTTAGTGTATGCGAATAGTAAATTGTATATTAATTTGATGACGCTGGAGTTAAGTGAGAGACTGCGGGACACCGACGTGACCGTGAACGCCGTGCACCCGGGTATCGCGGCTACTAATATATTTAGGAATATACCGATTGCGATAGCGCGTACTGTGGTCGAGAAGGGAATAGGGTTCATGTTCCAGAGTCCGGTGGAAGCGTCACAAACCGTCATTCACTTGGCGGTGTCGCCCGAGGTGAACGGGGTCAGCGGGCGCTATTTCAGTAACTGCCAACCGAAACAACCGTCTAAGATTTCACAGGATCTAGATATTGCGAAGAAACTTTGGACACATTCCACACGATTAGTCAAATATTCTGAGACAGACTGATTCAATTGGTGTTGCgagtttattattaatataggAACTATGTTGTTTAAAGAGTAGAGCTATTCGGACTCTAAAATTATCATGACAATAAGTAGAAAATTATTAGTAATAACTAACTAATAACCATCAGGAATAAAGTGAAACTGAATACATGAATAGCGCTTCcatatcatttattatttatttagtatccAATAAACGCTCATAAGGTTGAACGCCCTTGGAAGTTAGTTGTGATAAgtattaatatacttaatacgaaataaacttaatttgataaatatatacgtaaataattaagtacttaagtTAAAAAATGCTATTGGAGGAAATTTACAAAACttgttttatgaaaataaacattgttttgTAGCAACTAATAGTGTTGTTTTTAGTGTAGAAACGTAATTGTTAGTAAATGGTAAGAGGTCAAATCGAGGAGcgaggtataccgggtgtggcctgtaacatgagcaaataattaaaacatagattgtactcctcaaacggtgacacttttgttctacaacttttaaaaattatgaaggaactattttgactctctatttttcata contains:
- the LOC134664582 gene encoding retinol dehydrogenase 13-like — translated: MYFVIIAAIAVLVLTIKIYQKLTHASCRSSAHMVGKVVIVTGGNSGIGLETAKNLAERGARVILACRNARRAAAAKEEIIKFSGNTDVHYVPLDLSSFRSIKEFSDHIQNTEKRIDVLINNAGAGGLGNYKTEDGLHVGMQVNYFGPFLLTCLLLPKLKASAPSRIINLSSVIHKYGLMDFDNLNMEKYWSDYLVYANSKLYINLMTLELSERLRDTDVTVNAVHPGIAATNIFRNIPIAIARTVVEKGIGFMFQSPVEASQTVIHLAVSPEVNGVSGRYFSNCQPKQPSKISQDLDIAKKLWTHSTRLVKYSETD